A genomic segment from Janthinobacterium sp. 64 encodes:
- the gmk gene encoding guanylate kinase encodes MSHPTAFSGSLFVVAAPSGAGKSTLVNALLAQEPGIKLSISTTTRAPRPGEQHGREYYFTTAEDFVARADQGEFLEWAEVHGNYYGTSRIMVEQQMAAGTDILLEIDWQGARQVRKQFPRAAGIFILPPSIDALEERLNKRGQDEPHVITRRLLAAGGEIAHAPEFEYVIINEEFTVALSELSAIVRAARCRFAQQAARNASLFAQLGLHAE; translated from the coding sequence ATGAGCCACCCTACCGCCTTCTCCGGCAGCCTGTTCGTGGTCGCCGCACCATCGGGCGCCGGCAAATCGACACTGGTCAATGCATTGCTGGCGCAAGAGCCCGGCATCAAGCTGTCGATTTCGACCACCACGCGCGCGCCCCGTCCGGGCGAGCAGCATGGCCGCGAGTATTACTTCACGACGGCGGAAGACTTTGTCGCGCGCGCCGACCAGGGCGAGTTCCTGGAATGGGCGGAAGTGCATGGCAATTACTATGGTACCTCGCGCATCATGGTGGAGCAGCAAATGGCCGCCGGCACCGACATCCTGCTGGAAATCGACTGGCAAGGCGCGCGCCAGGTGCGCAAGCAATTCCCCCGCGCGGCCGGCATTTTCATCCTGCCGCCATCGATCGATGCGCTGGAAGAGCGCTTGAACAAGCGCGGCCAGGACGAGCCGCACGTGATCACGCGCCGCCTGCTGGCGGCCGGCGGCGAAATCGCACACGCTCCCGAGTTCGAGTATGTTATTATCAATGAAGAGTTTACGGTCGCTTTGTCCGAACTGAGCGCGATCGTGAGAGCGGCCCGTTGCCGGTTTGCGCAACAAGCGGCCCGCAACGCATCGCTATTCGCCCAGCTGGGCCTGCACGCAGAGTAA
- a CDS encoding DoxX family protein, which produces MKNFPFLSVAQAMLLLRVAIAVMFMAHAIVRIANGTIPRFAGFLEDKGFIYGLAVVWAITIVEIVCGSLLIAGKYTRWAAAGLMVICVGGIAIVHAAKGWFVGEHGAGGVEYSIVLFVACVVIAASDRGRAATRLA; this is translated from the coding sequence ATGAAAAATTTCCCGTTTCTCAGTGTTGCCCAGGCCATGTTGCTGCTGCGCGTGGCCATCGCCGTGATGTTCATGGCCCACGCCATCGTGCGCATCGCCAATGGCACCATCCCCCGCTTTGCCGGTTTTCTGGAAGACAAGGGATTTATCTACGGCCTGGCCGTGGTGTGGGCGATTACCATCGTCGAGATCGTTTGCGGCAGCCTGCTCATCGCCGGCAAATACACGCGCTGGGCGGCGGCCGGGCTGATGGTGATCTGCGTCGGCGGCATCGCCATCGTGCATGCGGCCAAGGGCTGGTTCGTGGGCGAACATGGCGCCGGCGGCGTGGAATACAGCATCGTGCTGTTTGTCGCCTGCGTCGTCATCGCCGCCAGCGACAGGGGGCGCGCCGCAACGCGCCTGGCCTGA
- a CDS encoding YicC/YloC family endoribonuclease, whose protein sequence is MTGYAVATSEGAAGTLTIEIKSVNSRFLDLQFRINDDLRALEPDLRAAVMSAITRGKVEVRLSFGRKAATAGTQALNLPLLAELARLQNEVGQHFVSAPVMTVAELLRWPGVIEEAQVGQESLQADVGALTRRTVAAFVDSRKREGAALEAVLVSRIEAMEAIVKRITPLIPQVVAAFQQKAIERMQDALGLASQGSNSALSRQDAMERIRQEVILYGIRIDVSEELARLSAHLGETRHILTKGGQVGKRLDFMMQELNREANTLGAKASVKELADASMDLKLLIEQMREQVQNLE, encoded by the coding sequence ATGACAGGCTACGCGGTTGCCACCAGCGAAGGTGCTGCAGGCACACTGACAATTGAAATCAAGAGCGTCAACTCGCGCTTTCTCGACCTGCAATTCCGGATCAACGACGATCTGCGGGCGCTGGAGCCTGACCTGCGCGCCGCCGTCATGTCCGCCATCACGCGCGGCAAAGTCGAGGTACGCCTGAGCTTTGGCCGCAAGGCCGCCACCGCCGGCACGCAGGCGCTGAACCTGCCCCTGCTGGCCGAACTGGCGCGCCTGCAAAACGAAGTAGGCCAGCATTTTGTCTCCGCCCCCGTCATGACGGTGGCAGAACTGCTGCGCTGGCCGGGCGTCATCGAAGAAGCGCAAGTGGGGCAAGAGTCCTTGCAGGCGGACGTGGGCGCGCTGACCCGCCGCACCGTGGCGGCCTTCGTCGACAGCCGCAAGCGCGAAGGCGCGGCGCTCGAAGCGGTGCTGGTGTCGCGCATCGAAGCGATGGAAGCCATCGTCAAGCGCATCACGCCATTGATACCGCAAGTGGTGGCGGCCTTCCAGCAAAAAGCCATCGAGCGCATGCAGGATGCGCTGGGCCTGGCCAGCCAGGGCTCGAATTCGGCCCTGTCGCGCCAGGACGCCATGGAGCGCATCCGCCAGGAAGTCATTTTGTACGGCATCCGCATCGACGTGTCGGAAGAACTGGCGCGCCTGTCGGCCCACCTGGGCGAAACGCGCCACATCCTCACCAAGGGCGGGCAAGTGGGCAAGCGCCTCGACTTCATGATGCAGGAACTGAACCGCGAAGCCAACACCTTGGGTGCCAAGGCGTCCGTCAAGGAACTGGCCGACGCCTCGATGGACTTGAAGCTGCTGATCGAGCAGATGCGCGAACAGGTGCAGAACCTGGAATAG
- the rpoZ gene encoding DNA-directed RNA polymerase subunit omega, which translates to MARITIEDCLKQIPNRFQLTLAATYRARQLLQGHTPKVEAKDKPTVVALREIAAGKVGIEMLKKVPM; encoded by the coding sequence ATGGCCCGTATCACAATCGAAGATTGCCTGAAGCAGATCCCTAACCGTTTCCAGCTGACCCTGGCTGCGACCTATCGCGCACGTCAGTTGTTGCAAGGCCACACCCCAAAGGTGGAAGCCAAGGACAAGCCTACCGTTGTCGCACTGCGTGAAATCGCTGCCGGTAAAGTCGGCATCGAAATGCTGAAAAAGGTCCCGATGTAA
- the rph gene encoding ribonuclease PH yields MTFESRPSGRAVDALRAIRITRQYTKHAEGSVLIECGDTKVICTASIEDKVPGFLKGKGQGWLTAEYGMLPRSTHTRMDREAARGKQSGRTQEIQRLIGRSLRAAFDLQAFGERTLHLDCDVIQADGGTRTASITGAMVAAYDAFSQLQARGAIAAIPVKSFVAAISVGVYQGMPVLDLDYVEDSGCDTDMNVVMTEAGHFIEVQGTAEGAAFDRAGMNRLLDLAQGGIADLIAMQKQALGM; encoded by the coding sequence ATGACATTTGAATCCCGCCCGAGCGGCCGCGCCGTCGATGCGCTGCGCGCCATCCGCATCACCCGCCAGTACACCAAGCATGCCGAAGGTTCGGTGCTGATCGAGTGCGGCGACACCAAGGTCATCTGCACCGCCAGCATCGAAGACAAGGTGCCGGGTTTCCTGAAGGGCAAGGGCCAGGGCTGGTTGACGGCCGAGTACGGCATGCTGCCGCGCTCGACGCACACGCGCATGGACCGCGAAGCGGCGCGCGGCAAGCAGTCCGGCCGCACGCAGGAAATCCAGCGCCTGATCGGCCGCTCGCTGCGCGCCGCCTTCGATCTGCAGGCGTTCGGCGAACGCACTTTGCACCTCGATTGCGACGTCATCCAGGCCGATGGCGGCACGCGCACGGCCTCGATCACGGGTGCCATGGTGGCCGCGTATGACGCGTTTTCCCAGCTGCAGGCGCGCGGCGCGATCGCCGCCATCCCCGTGAAAAGCTTTGTCGCCGCCATCTCGGTGGGCGTCTACCAGGGCATGCCGGTGCTGGACCTGGACTATGTGGAAGACTCGGGCTGCGACACGGACATGAACGTGGTGATGACGGAAGCGGGCCACTTCATCGAAGTGCAGGGCACGGCCGAAGGCGCCGCCTTCGACCGCGCCGGCATGAACCGCTTGCTGGACCTGGCGCAAGGCGGCATCGCCGACCTGATCGCCATGCAGAAGCAAGCCCTCGGCATGTAA